CCCCCCGAACGTCCGCCCCCACGGCGCTTCCGACCGGCCAGCGGAATCGCTGCCACCGTGTCACACGGACGGGGCCGACCGAAGGGGTTATCCGGTGGGACGGCAAACGACGGGACGCGAGCAGGGGTAGCCCAGTCTGGCCAACGGCGCAGCGTTCAGGGCGCTGTCCTTTAGGGGTTCGCAGGTTCAAATCCTGCCCCCTGCATTCCCGTTCTCTCACTTCGAGTCGGTCCACGACCGACCCGACAACTCCCACTCAGGAGGTACCCGTATGAGTAGTAGCAAGACTAATCCGAGACTTCAGAACCTCATCGCCGAACTGAAGTCGGTCGCGCGGTCGTCCGATGCCAACGTCTGGCAGGACGTCGCCGACCGGCTCGAAAAGCCGCGGCGCACGCACGCGGAGGTCAACCTCGGCCGCATCGAGCGGTACGCAAACGAGGACGAGACCGTCGTCGTGCCGGGCAAGGTGCTCGGCTCGGGCGTGCTCCGTAAGGACGTGACCGTCGCCGCCGTCGACTTCTCCGGAACCGCCGAGACGAAGATCGAACAGGCTGGCGAGGCCGTCCGGCTGGAAGAAGCGCTGTCGAACAACCCCGAAGGGACCGACGTCCGGGTGATCCGATGAGTCTCGCAGAGTTCGAGGCCGACGTGGTCGTCGACGGACGCGACGCCATCATGGGTCGCGTCGCGTCGCAGGTCGCACAGCGCGCGCTCGACGGCGAGCGCGTCGCGATCGTCAACGCCGAGCGCGCCGTGATCACGGGTAACACCGAGTTCACGATGGAGAAGTTCCGTACGCGCGCCAACCTCGGCTCCGACTCGGGACCGTACTACCCGAAGCGGCCGGACCGCATCTTCAAGCGGTCCGTCCGCGGGATGCTGCCGTACAAGACCACGAAGGGTCGCGAGGCGTTCGAGAACGTCCGCGTGTACGTCGGCAACCCGTTCGAGTCCGAGACCGTCTCGCCCGACGAGGACGCTCCCGAACCGGAGGTCCTCGAGGGCACCTCGCTCGACCGACTGTCGAACATCAAGTTCACCACCCTCGGCGACATCGCCGAGGACCTGGGGGCCAACGTCACATGGTAACGAACACGTCCGGAAAGAAGAAGACCGCAGTCGCCCGTGCGACCGTCACCGACGGCGAAGGGCGCGTGCGTATCGACTCCCAGCCCGTCGAGCTGGTCGAACCGGAGATGGCCCGCCTGAAGATGCTGGAGCCGTTCCGCGTCGCCGGCGAGGACCTCCGCTCGGAGGTCGACGTCGACGTCAGCGTCAACGGCGGCGGCTTCGCTGGCCAGGCGGACGCAGTCCGCACCGCCATCGCTCGCGG
The DNA window shown above is from Halobaculum marinum and carries:
- a CDS encoding 30S ribosomal protein S9; amino-acid sequence: MVTNTSGKKKTAVARATVTDGEGRVRIDSQPVELVEPEMARLKMLEPFRVAGEDLRSEVDVDVSVNGGGFAGQADAVRTAIARGLVQHRNDAELRDAFMEFDRSLLVNDSRQSEPKKWGGPGARARYQKSYR
- a CDS encoding 50S ribosomal protein L18e — encoded protein: MSSSKTNPRLQNLIAELKSVARSSDANVWQDVADRLEKPRRTHAEVNLGRIERYANEDETVVVPGKVLGSGVLRKDVTVAAVDFSGTAETKIEQAGEAVRLEEALSNNPEGTDVRVIR
- a CDS encoding 50S ribosomal protein L13, giving the protein MSLAEFEADVVVDGRDAIMGRVASQVAQRALDGERVAIVNAERAVITGNTEFTMEKFRTRANLGSDSGPYYPKRPDRIFKRSVRGMLPYKTTKGREAFENVRVYVGNPFESETVSPDEDAPEPEVLEGTSLDRLSNIKFTTLGDIAEDLGANVTW